Part of the Chitinophaga parva genome is shown below.
GCTCCCTCCGCCTGTTCTGGATCTTTATTCCTGTGGCATTGATCGGTGCGGGATACCTGCGCCCCTATGCAGGTTTTGCCTCGCTACCGCCCGATCCCTGTTATTACGGCGGCCTGGCACTGGCCATTGCCGGCCTGGTGCTGCGCTGGACGGCTATTTATCAATTGGGCAATCTCTTTACGGTAGATGTATCCATTGCTACAGACCATTCCCTGAAAACAAACGGGCTTTACAGCGTGGTACGCCACCCGAGCTATACGGGCCTGCTCATGATCATGGCCGGGCTGGCCCTTTGTATGGCCAACTGG
Proteins encoded:
- a CDS encoding methyltransferase family protein, giving the protein MHAIAVVSLIFCLSEVSLALLKRSKEKSTHVDKGSLRLFWIFIPVALIGAGYLRPYAGFASLPPDPCYYGGLALAIAGLVLRWTAIYQLGNLFTVDVSIATDHSLKTNGLYSVVRHPSYTGLLMIMAGLALCMANWICLLIVVVPFCILLSYRIQVEEAALKSAFGAGYSAYQQRTKRLIPFIY